In Symmachiella dynata, the following are encoded in one genomic region:
- a CDS encoding VIT domain-containing protein — protein sequence MLRYRSLPFIVGLICLFASASANAQVIVINPERDRVARPSPRPIRQDYEIKSVDIQADIRDQAAEVQVSQIFANKSSRTLQATLFFPLPDEATISGLTLIVDGKELPGRLLPKDEARRIYEDIVRRSQDPALLEYMGRGLFRTSVFPVPPNAQRKVEIRYSQLLKKSDGLVDFSLPLGNSKHSTKPIKQLNLTVRVQANEGIKTIYSPSHDVNIERPESKRAVCKTTLTDVAAADDFRLLFGTESGPVGMNVISYRPDKSQDGYFLLLAAPEIAAADAQVVPKTVVFVVDRSGSMSGQKFEQVRKALRFVLDRLGPEDLFNIVAYDSKVDAFRPELQRADEATIAQARGFVDGLYAGGSTNIDGALQKSLEMLTNADRPNYVLFLTDGLPTVGEQNDVKIAAKAKVANTVRARMFNFGVGFDVNSRLLDRLSREQRGQSIYVRPNEDIEAQVATLYNRIAAPVLTDLAIEFLFEAKPDPATATPIARTYPQELNDLFRGEQLIWVGRYRKSGATKVKLTGKVGAEPRSFEFDAALVEHSGDETNGFVEKLWALRRIGEILDDLDLNGQNKELVDELVALSIKHGILTPYTSFLADEETDLMQHRQNAQRAEDNIDLKFRRRVSGSDAFYGRRGKAALKTANRLPGIQQRGGIGGGGGFGGGGGIGGGIGGNLPSLAPSVDRRNTRRAMPLDGESDSESADAAETVRNIGQKTFFQRDGLWRDSTVTAEQEKQAKKIVQFSTEYFDLAATHGKELGKYLAFREPVLINLRGKTYRIDPPGDAK from the coding sequence ATGTTGCGCTATCGTAGTCTCCCGTTCATCGTCGGCCTGATTTGTCTGTTCGCCTCAGCCAGCGCAAATGCCCAAGTGATCGTGATTAACCCCGAGCGCGATCGGGTTGCCCGCCCCAGCCCGCGGCCGATCCGGCAGGACTACGAGATCAAATCGGTCGATATCCAAGCCGATATCCGCGATCAGGCGGCCGAGGTTCAGGTCTCGCAAATCTTCGCCAATAAAAGCAGCCGTACCTTGCAGGCGACTCTCTTTTTTCCGTTGCCCGATGAGGCCACGATCAGTGGATTGACGTTGATTGTCGACGGAAAAGAATTGCCCGGTCGGTTATTACCCAAGGATGAAGCGCGGCGGATCTATGAAGACATCGTCCGCCGCAGCCAAGACCCCGCTTTGCTGGAATATATGGGCCGTGGATTGTTTCGCACGAGCGTATTTCCCGTCCCCCCCAATGCCCAGCGCAAGGTCGAGATTCGTTATTCGCAATTGCTCAAAAAAAGCGACGGACTGGTTGACTTCTCACTGCCGTTGGGCAACTCCAAGCACTCCACCAAACCAATCAAACAATTGAATCTCACAGTCCGCGTGCAGGCGAACGAGGGGATCAAAACCATCTACAGCCCGTCGCACGATGTGAACATCGAGCGTCCCGAGTCCAAGCGGGCGGTTTGTAAAACCACGCTGACCGACGTCGCCGCTGCTGACGATTTTCGTCTGTTGTTCGGCACTGAGAGTGGGCCGGTCGGAATGAACGTAATCAGTTATCGCCCCGACAAGTCCCAGGACGGCTATTTTTTGCTGTTGGCTGCGCCGGAAATTGCCGCCGCCGATGCCCAAGTAGTCCCCAAAACGGTGGTGTTCGTCGTGGATCGTTCCGGGAGTATGAGCGGACAAAAATTTGAACAGGTTCGCAAAGCTTTGCGCTTCGTCCTGGATCGACTCGGCCCCGAGGACCTATTCAATATCGTCGCCTACGATTCCAAAGTCGATGCCTTCCGACCGGAATTGCAACGGGCGGACGAAGCGACGATTGCGCAAGCCCGCGGTTTTGTCGATGGGCTTTATGCCGGCGGTAGTACGAATATCGATGGGGCACTGCAAAAATCACTGGAGATGCTCACCAACGCCGACCGCCCGAACTATGTTTTGTTTTTGACCGATGGTCTGCCGACGGTCGGCGAGCAGAACGATGTAAAAATTGCCGCAAAGGCCAAAGTGGCCAACACGGTTCGCGCTCGGATGTTCAACTTTGGCGTTGGTTTCGACGTCAATAGCCGCCTGCTGGATCGACTGTCGCGTGAACAGCGCGGACAATCGATTTACGTGCGTCCCAACGAAGACATCGAAGCCCAGGTCGCCACGCTGTATAACCGCATCGCCGCGCCGGTACTGACCGATCTGGCTATTGAATTTTTATTCGAAGCGAAACCCGATCCGGCAACAGCAACACCCATCGCCCGGACCTACCCGCAGGAGTTGAATGATTTGTTTCGCGGCGAGCAACTGATCTGGGTCGGACGCTATCGCAAAAGCGGCGCAACCAAGGTCAAACTGACAGGCAAAGTCGGTGCGGAGCCACGCAGTTTTGAATTCGATGCCGCTCTGGTCGAACATTCGGGAGACGAGACAAACGGCTTTGTCGAAAAGCTGTGGGCATTGCGGCGGATCGGTGAGATACTGGACGATTTGGACCTCAACGGCCAGAACAAAGAGCTGGTCGACGAGCTAGTCGCCCTCTCTATCAAGCACGGCATATTGACCCCCTACACATCGTTTCTAGCAGATGAGGAAACCGACTTGATGCAGCATCGCCAGAATGCTCAGCGAGCAGAGGACAATATCGATTTGAAATTTCGCCGCAGAGTATCAGGAAGTGACGCCTTCTACGGTCGCCGTGGTAAGGCCGCACTAAAAACAGCCAACCGGCTTCCTGGAATACAGCAGAGAGGTGGGATTGGCGGTGGCGGCGGGTTTGGCGGTGGCGGTGGGATTGGTGGCGGAATTGGCGGGAATTTACCGAGCTTGGCACCCTCTGTCGACCGGCGAAATACACGGCGAGCAATGCCTCTGGATGGCGAATCCGATAGCGAGTCGGCAGATGCAGCAGAAACCGTCCGCAACATCGGTCAAAAGACATTTTTCCAACGCGACGGTCTGTGGCGGGATTCCACAGTCACGGCCGAACAGGAAAAACAAGCCAAGAAAATCGTGCAGTTCAGTACCGAATACTTCGATCTGGCAGCAACGCACGGCAAAGAATTGGGCAAGTACCTGGCATTTCGAGAGCCGGTATTGATTAACCTGCGAGGGAAAACTTACCGCATCGACCCGCCGGGGGATGCGAAGTAG
- a CDS encoding RrF2 family transcriptional regulator has protein sequence MLSQTVEYALRAIVSLANEAPAAQTNVQIAKVTKVPAAYLSKVMASLNRAGLVHSQRGPNGGFTLAKNPEDLSLLEVVNAVDPIRRIETCPLDIASHGTRLCPLHRRMDNAIKTVEQAFANTTLAEVLADSNGSKPLCESANSNLVNLS, from the coding sequence ATGTTATCGCAAACGGTTGAATACGCTCTGCGGGCGATCGTCAGTTTGGCGAATGAAGCGCCCGCCGCACAAACCAATGTGCAGATTGCCAAAGTGACCAAGGTACCCGCCGCTTATCTGTCGAAGGTGATGGCGAGTTTGAATCGCGCTGGGTTGGTTCACTCGCAGCGCGGACCCAATGGCGGATTCACCTTGGCCAAAAATCCTGAAGACTTATCGCTGTTGGAAGTCGTCAACGCAGTCGACCCGATTCGTCGCATCGAGACCTGCCCGCTGGATATTGCGAGCCACGGAACGCGGCTTTGCCCGTTGCATCGCCGTATGGACAATGCCATTAAGACGGTCGAGCAGGCATTTGCCAACACCACACTGGCCGAGGTCTTGGCTGACTCGAACGGCAGCAAGCCGCTGTGCGAGTCGGCGAATAGTAACCTCGTCAATCTGAGCTAA
- a CDS encoding substrate-binding domain-containing protein: MHHTSRLPLRFFQIVATVFLGALFSIGCGQSVEDGAASNDQSDEIVIAMMPKLVGIDYFVACEKGAQKAADDLGVKLIYDGPATPSGEEQNNYIDTWIRNGVDAICIAPNQPKRIKPFVDKARAAGITVLTWDSDAPDSGRQYMVNQVDDKVLGESLMDEIARQMNEEGEWAIAIASLDAANLNTWRSYAEARAAEKYPKLKLVETVITKENETEAAQKVGTLLNAHPNLKGIIAFDSNSVPGAAEAIKRAGKIGQVALTGNSTPGKMRPYIKEGVLESFFLWDPNALGELTVRIAKAAVEGQELKEGDDIPGYGNLRFSPRDDQTIILSDPIRFTAENIDEYDFGF; the protein is encoded by the coding sequence ATGCATCACACTTCTCGATTGCCGCTTCGTTTTTTTCAGATCGTCGCCACGGTTTTTCTGGGAGCCCTGTTCTCTATCGGTTGCGGGCAATCGGTTGAAGATGGCGCAGCCTCGAACGACCAATCCGACGAAATCGTCATCGCCATGATGCCCAAGTTGGTGGGCATCGATTATTTTGTGGCTTGCGAAAAAGGAGCGCAAAAGGCGGCCGATGATTTGGGGGTCAAGCTGATCTATGACGGCCCCGCCACGCCCAGCGGCGAAGAGCAGAATAATTATATCGATACCTGGATTCGCAACGGCGTCGATGCAATTTGCATTGCGCCCAATCAGCCCAAACGGATCAAGCCGTTCGTCGACAAAGCGCGGGCTGCGGGAATTACGGTCCTCACCTGGGACAGCGACGCGCCTGATAGCGGTCGGCAGTACATGGTCAATCAAGTCGATGACAAGGTATTGGGTGAATCGCTGATGGATGAGATCGCTCGGCAGATGAACGAGGAAGGGGAGTGGGCCATTGCGATCGCCAGTCTCGACGCTGCCAATTTAAATACCTGGCGCAGCTATGCCGAAGCCCGGGCGGCGGAAAAATATCCCAAACTGAAATTGGTCGAAACCGTCATCACCAAAGAGAACGAAACCGAAGCGGCGCAAAAAGTCGGCACGCTGTTAAACGCGCACCCGAACCTGAAAGGGATCATCGCTTTCGATTCCAATTCCGTTCCCGGAGCCGCCGAAGCCATCAAACGCGCCGGCAAGATCGGCCAAGTCGCTCTCACCGGCAATTCGACCCCCGGAAAAATGCGGCCCTATATTAAAGAGGGGGTCTTAGAAAGTTTCTTCCTCTGGGATCCCAACGCCCTGGGCGAACTGACCGTCCGCATCGCCAAGGCAGCCGTGGAAGGGCAGGAACTCAAAGAAGGGGATGACATCCCCGGCTACGGCAACCTCCGCTTCAGCCCGCGTGATGATCAAACCATCATCCTCTCCGACCCAATCCGCTTCACAGCAGAGAATATCGATGAATACGATTTCGGCTTTTAG
- a CDS encoding PPC domain-containing protein, with protein sequence MNIALLKDSGMRLCFWRQSFILVLFLTGFASADLFAAKPELSYLHPAGAQRGTTVSVEAAGKNATWPPQVLTDRAGITVEPEKDKGKLKITVDSDAVPGVYWVRLHNDEGASPLRPFVVGTLSEMNEKEPNNDYRKPQLLETTTVIVNGRINGRSDVDTFAVKLAAGQTLVASMAANEVLGSPMDAILEVTSPNGFRLAFNHDTYNLDPQVVFTAEEAGTYLVRTFAFPSKPNQSISFSASASYVYRLTLTTAAFVDHAFPLAASQNHPTEIELRGWNIPQPVRFYTVPLSSNHEDVAPLFHPELGNTTLIKTVPHAVTVESAVNDAGHPQPIQLPMTISGSISEERDEDWYQFTAKKGQKVEFRAESWALGFPLDPLIRLTDANGKRLAQVDDINRSQRDAVLSHTIPADGDYRLMIRDLNRDGGFRYVYRLSGTLPQADFNLKLAADAFTLTPGTALEIPVTVGRLHGYGGEISITAVDLPEGVTATTVVSKKKGDTAKSVKLQLTSATGPVSGPIRIVGTVAGETPLSRTAEATITGFTATTAAPWLTVLKPAEAK encoded by the coding sequence ATGAATATTGCTCTATTGAAAGACAGCGGTATGCGACTTTGTTTTTGGCGACAATCGTTCATCCTGGTCCTGTTTTTGACCGGATTTGCCTCTGCGGATTTGTTCGCAGCGAAGCCGGAGTTGAGCTATTTGCACCCCGCCGGTGCGCAGCGGGGAACGACGGTTTCGGTCGAAGCCGCTGGGAAAAACGCGACTTGGCCGCCGCAAGTGTTAACCGATCGCGCGGGGATCACCGTCGAACCTGAAAAGGACAAAGGCAAACTCAAAATCACCGTCGATTCAGACGCCGTTCCGGGCGTCTATTGGGTTCGCTTGCATAACGACGAAGGCGCCTCGCCGTTGCGACCGTTTGTCGTCGGTACGCTGTCTGAAATGAATGAGAAAGAACCGAACAACGACTACCGCAAACCGCAACTGCTGGAAACCACGACTGTCATTGTCAATGGACGGATCAACGGGAGAAGCGACGTCGACACCTTCGCCGTAAAACTCGCCGCTGGGCAGACGCTGGTTGCTTCGATGGCGGCCAATGAAGTGCTTGGTTCCCCGATGGATGCAATCCTAGAAGTGACCTCGCCCAATGGTTTTCGTCTGGCGTTCAATCACGATACGTATAACCTCGACCCGCAGGTCGTGTTCACGGCAGAGGAGGCGGGAACGTATCTGGTGCGTACGTTTGCATTTCCTTCGAAACCGAATCAGTCGATCAGTTTTTCCGCTTCGGCCAGTTATGTCTATCGATTGACGCTCACGACGGCGGCGTTTGTGGATCATGCATTTCCGTTGGCTGCCTCACAAAATCATCCCACCGAGATCGAATTGCGGGGCTGGAACATTCCGCAGCCGGTTCGATTTTACACCGTGCCATTATCCAGTAACCATGAGGATGTTGCTCCGCTCTTTCATCCGGAATTGGGGAATACCACGTTGATCAAAACCGTTCCGCATGCCGTAACGGTCGAGTCAGCCGTAAACGATGCTGGGCATCCCCAACCCATTCAGCTTCCCATGACAATTTCCGGATCCATCTCCGAAGAACGGGACGAGGATTGGTATCAGTTCACCGCCAAGAAAGGTCAAAAGGTCGAATTCCGTGCCGAATCGTGGGCATTGGGATTTCCCTTGGATCCGTTGATTCGCCTCACCGACGCCAACGGCAAACGACTGGCGCAGGTGGATGACATTAATCGCAGCCAGCGCGATGCGGTCTTGTCTCATACGATCCCCGCCGATGGCGACTATCGCTTGATGATTCGCGACCTGAATCGTGATGGTGGATTTCGCTACGTCTATCGTCTCAGTGGAACCCTTCCACAGGCCGACTTCAATCTGAAGCTCGCGGCCGATGCCTTTACGCTCACGCCGGGAACAGCATTAGAAATTCCCGTGACTGTGGGGCGATTGCATGGCTACGGGGGCGAAATCAGCATCACCGCTGTTGATCTTCCCGAGGGCGTGACAGCGACGACTGTCGTCTCAAAGAAAAAAGGGGATACGGCCAAGTCGGTCAAGCTGCAACTGACTTCGGCAACCGGACCGGTCAGCGGCCCGATTCGTATTGTGGGGACGGTGGCCGGGGAAACACCGCTCAGCCGCACCGCCGAAGCAACCATCACCGGTTTTACGGCGACGACCGCAGCACCTTGGCTGACGGTGTTGAAACCGGCCGAAGCGAAGTAG
- a CDS encoding DUF1549 domain-containing protein: MQRFCYLFTGLILFTATVPLTATASDEPSGLSIAPSEVVLRGRGVRQQLIVAGETGGKQQDLTRDVEFLSLTPEIVEVNEAGIVTGLKDGTGKVVAQRDGHKVEVAVQVVNADAQPTPTLELDIIPIFTRAGCNAGACHGKARGQNGFQLSLLGFDADFDSDALKAEARGRRLFLAAPESSLLLRKAAAIEPHGGGKRLDPDGDDFAMFARWVAAGLPRSTADDPVLKKVTVSPTERKMLPEEEQQLIVTAHYSDGSTRDVTRLAQFQSNEGAVVGVDEQGLVKAGPIPGEAAIMARYMGEIAIADIMIPLEGDVPPEFYAQLPRNNYIDQHVWNKLQRLGITPSPPAEDAKFLRRAYLDIIGCVPTPEEIRNFLNDSSPDKRVAVVDRLLARPEYANHWANKWADLLRPNPYRVGIKAVMNYDAWIRDAFIKNKPYDEFVRDLLTARGGTFRNGAVTMFRDRRSPDELTTIVSQLFLGVRLECAKCHHHPFEIWGQDDFYSFAAYFAKVGHKGTGLSPPISGSEEMIYAKESGAVKHPLTGAVMPPRPLFGEAPEIDPDGDPREALASWITSDENHFFAEVMANRIWADMMGRGIVEPVDDLRGTNPPTNAALLAALAEDFREHDYDIKHLIRSIATSHVYGLSSLPGERNVADTRNYSRYYRKRLRAEVLLDAVCDITDVPETFSAMPTGSRANQIWSHRVGSLFLDAFGRPDPNQDPPCERTPDTTVVQTLHLMNAPRLHEKVTSDDGRVAKLAASEKSPQEIVTDLYLLIYGRNPSEEELQFGGKLISENDRRKAVEDLAWALLNTPEFLFKD, encoded by the coding sequence ATGCAACGATTTTGCTACCTATTCACCGGACTGATCCTTTTCACAGCCACGGTTCCGTTGACCGCAACGGCCAGTGATGAACCGTCTGGTTTGTCAATCGCACCCAGTGAGGTCGTCCTTCGTGGGCGGGGTGTTCGCCAACAGTTGATTGTGGCTGGCGAGACCGGCGGCAAGCAACAGGACCTCACCCGTGACGTCGAGTTTCTTTCGCTGACGCCCGAAATCGTGGAGGTCAACGAGGCGGGGATCGTCACCGGCTTAAAGGATGGCACTGGCAAAGTCGTCGCCCAAAGAGACGGACACAAAGTGGAAGTCGCGGTGCAGGTTGTGAACGCCGACGCGCAACCGACCCCAACCTTAGAACTCGACATCATCCCGATTTTCACCCGCGCCGGATGCAATGCGGGGGCCTGTCATGGCAAAGCACGCGGTCAAAACGGATTTCAGCTCTCCTTGCTGGGATTCGATGCCGATTTTGATTCCGACGCTTTAAAAGCCGAGGCACGCGGCCGACGATTGTTCTTGGCCGCTCCCGAATCTAGCTTGCTGTTGCGCAAGGCTGCGGCGATTGAGCCGCATGGCGGCGGCAAACGGTTGGATCCCGACGGGGATGATTTTGCCATGTTCGCTCGTTGGGTCGCGGCTGGATTGCCACGTTCGACAGCCGATGATCCTGTATTGAAAAAAGTGACTGTCAGCCCAACAGAACGCAAGATGCTGCCTGAGGAGGAGCAACAGTTAATTGTCACCGCACATTATTCCGATGGTTCGACCCGTGACGTCACGCGCTTGGCTCAATTTCAATCCAACGAGGGGGCTGTGGTCGGCGTCGATGAACAAGGCCTTGTCAAAGCAGGGCCGATTCCCGGCGAAGCGGCCATCATGGCACGGTATATGGGCGAGATTGCCATTGCCGACATCATGATTCCGCTCGAGGGCGATGTGCCGCCGGAATTTTATGCACAGCTGCCTCGCAACAATTACATCGACCAGCACGTTTGGAATAAATTGCAGCGGTTGGGGATCACCCCGTCGCCGCCGGCTGAGGACGCCAAGTTTTTGCGGCGGGCCTATCTGGACATCATCGGGTGTGTGCCGACACCGGAAGAAATTCGCAACTTTCTAAATGACTCGTCACCCGACAAACGGGTCGCAGTCGTAGACCGGTTGTTGGCGCGACCCGAATATGCCAACCATTGGGCCAACAAATGGGCCGACTTGCTGCGGCCTAATCCTTATCGTGTCGGTATCAAAGCCGTGATGAATTACGATGCGTGGATTCGCGATGCGTTTATTAAAAACAAACCGTATGATGAATTCGTGCGGGATCTGCTCACCGCGCGGGGTGGCACATTTCGCAACGGAGCGGTCACAATGTTTCGCGACCGCCGTTCTCCCGATGAATTGACCACAATTGTCAGCCAGTTGTTTTTGGGGGTCCGGCTGGAATGTGCCAAATGCCATCACCATCCCTTCGAAATCTGGGGGCAGGACGATTTCTACAGTTTCGCCGCCTACTTCGCCAAGGTGGGACACAAAGGGACAGGCTTGTCACCGCCGATTTCCGGCAGTGAAGAGATGATCTATGCGAAAGAGAGCGGGGCAGTGAAGCATCCACTCACGGGAGCGGTGATGCCGCCGCGTCCGCTGTTTGGCGAAGCCCCAGAGATCGACCCCGACGGCGACCCCCGCGAGGCATTGGCCAGTTGGATCACTTCGGATGAAAATCATTTCTTCGCCGAAGTCATGGCGAATCGGATTTGGGCCGACATGATGGGCCGTGGTATCGTCGAACCGGTCGACGATCTACGGGGCACGAATCCTCCCACAAATGCGGCGCTGCTGGCCGCATTGGCCGAGGACTTTCGCGAACACGATTACGACATCAAACATTTGATCCGCAGCATCGCGACGTCGCATGTGTACGGTTTGAGTTCATTGCCCGGCGAACGCAACGTGGCCGATACGCGGAACTATTCGCGGTATTACCGCAAACGGTTGCGGGCGGAGGTACTGTTGGATGCGGTGTGTGATATCACCGATGTTCCCGAGACTTTCTCAGCGATGCCTACCGGTTCGCGCGCCAATCAGATTTGGTCGCATCGTGTCGGTTCGCTGTTTTTGGATGCCTTTGGCCGTCCCGATCCCAACCAGGATCCCCCTTGTGAACGGACACCCGACACGACCGTGGTGCAGACCTTGCATCTGATGAATGCACCCCGTTTGCACGAGAAAGTCACCAGTGATGACGGCCGGGTGGCCAAGTTGGCGGCTTCGGAAAAATCGCCGCAAGAGATTGTGACGGACCTTTACTTGTTGATCTACGGTCGTAATCCGAGCGAAGAAGAATTGCAGTTCGGTGGCAAGTTGATCAGCGAAAACGATCGTCGCAAAGCGGTCGAGGACTTGGCATGGGCGTTGCTCAACACGCCCGAATTTCTGTTTAAGGATTGA
- a CDS encoding DUF6959 family protein, with protein MQIEPLEVYCRDSNYAIVKPPGRKFPGAVIQGDSLAILAYLANQIAMAAAENRATGDTFLGHVEELNNLLVDRILHYQEVLQNHEIDFPHSPKITPSQLVNFFPLDDEETVAT; from the coding sequence ATGCAAATCGAACCACTTGAGGTCTACTGCAGAGATTCGAATTACGCCATTGTTAAGCCTCCTGGACGCAAATTTCCGGGTGCAGTCATTCAAGGCGATTCGCTTGCCATTCTAGCGTATTTGGCAAATCAAATTGCCATGGCGGCCGCAGAAAACCGTGCGACTGGGGATACTTTTCTCGGGCATGTGGAGGAACTCAACAATTTGTTGGTTGATCGGATTCTTCACTACCAAGAAGTCCTCCAAAACCACGAGATTGATTTCCCCCATTCCCCAAAAATCACCCCGTCGCAACTCGTTAACTTTTTCCCTTTAGATGACGAAGAGACCGTGGCTACTTAA
- the hemB gene encoding porphobilinogen synthase translates to MRRLRTHPKLRDLVRETHLRPDDFILPLFVRHGENQRVDISSMPGHAQLTTDLLADEVAEIEALGIPAIILFGIPAHKDAVGSDAFDDVGIVQQAVRAIKSAGLKLLVMTDVCFCEFTDHGHCGIINEKTGQTDVDNDATLEILVKQAVSHARAGADVIAPSGMMDGMIVALRQGLDEAGFTHLPILSYAAKYSSGFYGPFREAAESAPTFGDRRTYQMDPANGAEALREVLLDVQEGADMLMVKPALSYLDVIQSVKQAHPSVPLAAYNVSGEFAMLKAAAANGWIDEQRVALEVLTSIKRAGADMILTYHAKDACRWLTNPG, encoded by the coding sequence ATGCGGCGGTTGCGTACTCATCCTAAATTGAGGGATCTCGTCCGCGAGACGCACCTGCGTCCGGATGATTTTATTCTCCCGCTGTTCGTGCGGCACGGCGAAAATCAGCGTGTGGATATCTCATCCATGCCGGGGCATGCACAACTGACCACGGACCTTTTGGCTGACGAAGTTGCTGAAATCGAGGCATTGGGGATTCCGGCGATCATTCTGTTTGGAATTCCCGCACACAAAGATGCGGTCGGTAGCGACGCCTTCGATGATGTCGGCATCGTGCAACAGGCGGTGCGGGCGATTAAATCCGCCGGGTTAAAATTGTTGGTCATGACTGATGTCTGTTTCTGCGAATTCACCGATCACGGCCATTGCGGCATCATTAATGAGAAAACCGGCCAGACGGATGTCGACAACGATGCGACTTTGGAAATCTTAGTCAAACAAGCGGTCAGCCACGCGCGGGCCGGTGCCGATGTCATCGCTCCCAGCGGCATGATGGACGGGATGATCGTCGCACTGCGGCAAGGACTGGATGAAGCCGGTTTTACACACCTGCCGATTCTCAGCTATGCAGCCAAGTATTCGTCGGGGTTCTATGGTCCGTTTCGCGAAGCGGCCGAAAGTGCTCCGACGTTTGGCGACCGGCGTACCTATCAAATGGACCCGGCGAATGGCGCCGAGGCACTGCGTGAAGTATTATTGGATGTCCAAGAGGGTGCGGACATGTTAATGGTCAAACCGGCGCTTAGTTACCTGGATGTGATCCAAAGTGTGAAACAAGCGCACCCCAGCGTTCCACTAGCGGCGTACAACGTCAGCGGCGAGTTTGCGATGCTCAAAGCGGCAGCGGCCAATGGTTGGATTGATGAGCAGCGTGTCGCGCTGGAGGTCCTGACTTCGATCAAGCGCGCTGGTGCCGACATGATCCTGACTTACCACGCCAAAGACGCTTGCCGCTGGCTGACCAATCCTGGATAG